In the genome of Dromiciops gliroides isolate mDroGli1 chromosome 1, mDroGli1.pri, whole genome shotgun sequence, the window agtcaaaataattctggggtactGCCTCATACTTACTGGATTGGACAATAGGAcatcagaggaaaatgacaaatgttgtagagaatataagaaaaatgatacattaatgcactgatggtggaattgtaaactgatccaaacattctgtagagcaatttggaactatgccgaaaggactataaaaccatgcatactctttgacatagtaataccactactaggtcaatatccaaaaagagataaaaagcaaaaaattaaaggacctatatgtacaaaaatatttatggtagctcttttCTGGGGCAAAGactttgaaattgaggggatgcccatcaattggaaaatggccgAACAAATTTtgggatgtgattatgatggaacactataagaaatgatgagcaggatgctctcagaaaaacctggaaagacttacatgagctgatgcaaagtgatttcacttgtactgtatataaagtaacagcaatattgtaagatgatcagctatgaatgactgctattctcagcaatacaatgatccaagacagcgctgaaggacttatgataaaaaatgtaatccatcccTAGAGAatgaattgatggtgtctgaatacagattgaaatataattttttaagtttattttttgtgagtttttttgtcttttacaacctaatatggaaatattttgcatgactactgaTGATTAACATTTTGAATAGCTTGCCTTCATaaggtgggggaggaaagaagggaatttggagcacaaagaatgaatgttaaaaattgttttacatgaaattgggtaaaataaaagtttaaaaaaatggaaaacatttttaaaaaagaaaaaaaagaaatttgtttttaaaacaatattgctattcctgtatacaatgttctcttggtttctactcattttgctcttcattattttgtgcaagtctttccatgttttttctaaaatcattgagctcatcatttcttatagcacagtagtattccatcacaatcatataccacaatttgttcagccactccctaactgatgagcatccctacaatttccagttctttgtcaccacaaagagagctattataaacattttagaacacattggttctttttcttttttccttaatcatctttggaaatagaccaactAGTGGTATGGCTGAGTCAAAGAATATAGGTAGTTTAATacctctttgggtataattctaaatggttggatcagttcacaattcctgCAATAATGAATTaaagtcccaatttttccacatcctctccaacactttcactttcttcttctatcattttagccaatctagtAGACGtaaaaaatgatatctcaagattgttttaatctgcatttctctaatcaataatggcTTATTTTATATGAccagaaattattttgatttcttcaatggaaaactgcctgttcatatactttaaccatttatcaattggagaattatttgtattctcatagatttgataaagttctttaaaaattttagatatgagaactttatctgataaactgtcaataagtccccctcccctttctgctttccttctgatcttggctatatttgttttatttgttcaacccctttttaatttaatgtaaagtTATACATTTTACACCTAACTTTCCtatattcttatattttactctCTTACTTTTACTCCAAAATCCAGCAACACctgccttcttgctattcctcccTCATGATACTCCATCCACTGACTGTCAACATCTTtattggctgtcctccatgccggcaatgctctccctcctcatctcttctgtATTCTCTGTCTTCCTATGAAAGTCAggtcaaatcccactttctacaagaggATTTTCCTGGTGCTCTCCTCCAATCTCTATTGCTAGTAATTTTCCTCTGAGACAATTTATACTCTAAATATACTGTCTGTGCATAGTTGTTTACACTCTGTTTTCCCAAGTagtttgtgagctccttgggtGCAGGGACCAgggtcttgcctttctttgtagcaccAGTGCTTAACAACATGCTTGGCACTTAGTACAAATTTAATatgtacttgttgattgattggaacCCAGAGAATTTTAGAGTTACAAAGAGCTCCAAGTTTTGGGGTCATCACCCAGAATCATGGTTAAGGTTTTATTCTGTTTCTCTATCATGAATCCACTTGGCATTCAGGTGAGatttatggaccccttttcagaagaacatatttatttaaaactttattttattattttccagttacatgtaaagatatcttTCAGCTTTTGTTTACATAAgacttccaatttcaaattttttctccctccctcccctccctcagacaggttattatatatatacatacatatatgtatatatatacatacacacatatctatacatatatatgtacatacacacatgcacatacataacaacattaaacatatttctgcatcagtcatgctataagagaagaatcatagcaataagaaaaaccttaaaatagaaaaacaacagcaccaaaaccaaaagaaatattatggttcaatcagcatccatattccatagttctttttttttccctggatttggagagtcttttccatcatgagtcccctggaactttcttgtaccattgtattggtaagaagaatccagtccatcacagtttatcaacacataatgttgatgatactgtgtataatgttcctctggttctactcatctcactcatcatcagttcatgcaagtccttccaggcttctctgaacttctcctgctcatcgtttctcgtagcacaatagaattccattacattcatataccacaacttgttcagccattccccaactggtgaGCAACCCCCagaagaacatatttaaatacacaaattgaatttaaaaataaaccaattatatttatatgcagttatcaaaatatttaaaaaatacactaacctcaggttaagaacctttggacTAGCACCTCTTGCTACAAATTATTTTGGCCAACACTAGGCAGACagtcagaaagacacacacatagCACACACatattcctgatttttttcccctccaaaatcTTTCCATTGCTTGCACAGAACAGCTCCTTCCCACCTATTAAGATCACAAAGATTTTCAAGGATATAATATGTTGGGAGGGAAGGCAAGGCTCGTATCTTGGCCCATTGGAGCCCTCTTCCAGATATTTCCAGGCTTCCAGATATTTCCAAGGGGTTGATCTGGCCAGGttcttggagagagagagacttcagAAATCTATtatttccccttattttacatatactaTTCACAATGATAcaacaatcacatgaaacaattattcaacaaatatatattaaagtctactatgtaccagaaacTGTGCTAGTCCCTGGGAATACAgtaacaaataatgaaacaatcctGCTATTAAGAGGAATTTTTAGGGTCCTTTGTAGTTATCGCCCAAATGAGTGAGCATGAGATACAGACATATAGGGAAACTGCAATTTATTTGCTCAAGAGTGTAACACACATCATCAGTAGGTGATGGACATACATATATCTCACAATTGTGCAGatcatatacacacatgcgtatataaataaagatatacatattttgtatatataaacacatacatacctatatacatatatttttacacacacacgcagacacacacacagacacactttCCTCCCGAAAAAAATGAAGTAGAGAGAATAGCAGGTTCTTACAAAGCAATTTTTGTAAGAGCAGGTATAGCATATAGGCaggaaaaaagtatttaataaaacaaaaaggggTTACTTATCACTTATCATGGAGGAAAAATGTGTCCTTGTTAAAACAGCTATTTACAGGAGACCAAAGAAAGCAGTACCTGATTTATCAGTCAGTCTGTATGTATTGGTTAAGGGTCTATTACTTGCTTTTGTAGAAAGGCTAAAGAGAAGAGGGGAACTATCTTGAACTATTGAGGTCTTttgaggttttggtttttttttgtagtCTTAAAGTGATTAGGGCAAAAGGTGGGATTAAGGAAAATATTCAGTAGTGTCAAAGAGGCATCGCAtacacagaaaaaggaaaatagtaaatacaAGACAACATGGAGTCAGTTAAGTTCTCTTCAAAATTCACCTTCCACattgctttcaaggaatttacattctatgggggagacaacatgcctggagtcaggaagacttgagggaaatctgcactcagacattgattaactgtgtggccttgggcaagttacttatcctctACTTGTCTCagttttaaaaactataaaatgtggatagtaacagtgcctacctcccaaggttgttctgaggatcagagGGAGCAACACttataaagtacttaacatagttcctggcacataatagtcactatataaatgctagctattaccaCCACTGCTAGTAttactattactgctgctgctgctgttgctgctttgACTATGTCTtgcctttcattctcaaagaggaccaaagtgaCATGAGTTGGAGTCAactgtgtccaactgtggctgatcagaccaatacaagcttggaaggctctaccacaggtcaggcacaaatagtccacatgaacttTTGGAGTAGAAGGCAAAAATGGTAAAAGGGTGGTacgggtgatgtcttttgatttgtgcataaattagatttaagcGGAGTAAAATTGTGAGAAGTTGTAGACCTTATTCTCTCtcagagtcattaaagtccattggcaagacaaagtcaagatgactggtggtgACTTGGGatacagtgaatgaccttggtgtctgatgtctgactaagctctaagcactccacagtgcctgcttcagctgtcttcatggccatcagaacaaattattctcatctgctcattccactgggggaagtcttcacaaaCTTGGGGTGGATAACCCccccaactcaccaatgggtttgagacccCTCATTTGTCCTCAATCTTGTTTAGCCCATTCGCTGAAAGGGTTTACTAGGAAGTAGCCATtgaacatgctacagcttcttagagccataGGTGAGAGATGGGTGAGTCAGTTGTACACCAAAGATGGAAATCAGATGTCACATCAGAGGTACTTCCCTGAAAACACCCTAAACCCCTACTAGTACTACTGTTGtggttgttgctattgttaattAACAAGTGTAAGTATATTTAGAATTAAGGCCTATTAAGTAAATAACTAATCCCATTTGCCAGTTCTTTTATCACTTGAAGACCTAGTTGAACTGAGCCAGATAACTTGAATTCATCTGGACCAGGACAGTAGACAGATATCAAAGTACCCAAAACAtaataagcacctaataaatacaAGATGATTGATTGCTGTTTAGATTTGGCCCATTGTTCTTTCCTGGCAAATATATAACTCAGACCTTTCCTTCTATCAGAAGAACAAAGAATGCTTGTCTCTGGTTAGTTGAAAGAGTTTCCAGCTAAGCAACTTCAGGGAACTAAAATGCTTGTAACAAAGTTTTTTCCCTTAAGAGTATTGAGTGCAAAGTCTCAGAGGGGGAGTTGGGGAAAGGAAAGGTGGGAGGACAATTTACTCTTTGTTCTCATATAACAAGGTGCTCAGGGAATCAATGCTTAGAAACCCAAACCTTGGgaatgccttttcttttcccactGTGACCTTCCCACAGGCCCTGATAAAACTGAATCTATCCAGAACCTCAGCTGCCTTTTCTCTGGAAAGAATGAACTTCATGGACCAGTTCTCAGCCAGGAATTTGTGGGGGAAGAGAATGGATGAGTGAAGGTTAAGGAGGATGGAGCTTGGGCATGGGCTCTAGCATCAACAACAATTTCTCCAGTAAGTGTTTCCCCCAGGAAAGCTTCATGTAGCACTGGGGCATTCAGTGATTCATTTGGTCACCACGAATTTTTTAAGTACCCACTTTATGTGGGGGTGTGTGCTGTGCTAGGTTGTAGGGAAATCAAGTCAGAAATCCTGCTCTCCATGATTCTATACTGGATTAGGGGAAgcaacatgtatacaaataaatgaatgttcaaagtacaacaaccttgcaaggtagatgctattattatccccattgtccaattgaggaaactgaggttaagttacCTGCCAAGGGTTATGTGCAGCTAGtatgtgcctgaggctggatttgaactagggtcttcctgcctctaggcccagtgttctgtgcactatggtaTCTCATAGATGCTAAACTCTAAAAATTACCTAAATCTCTCAGATATGTCACATGAGACTTTGATGCCCATTTCACCTCTGGGGTTGTTGATCAGCAAATTGTTGGAACTGCAGAGGCCTGAGTTAACCATTCACACTAACAAAACACTAGCCAGGACTTATTTGAATAAGGAAATTATGTTGCAGATTTGGAGCAGTTTGGACTAACTTTGTCACCTTGTGGATTGATTTGAGACTAAGGGCAAGAATAGGAAGCAGTTTGAAGAATTTTGGTGAAGAGCTTCTGAAACCCCAGGGAATTTCTTTAATTTGCTGCTTTTTATCTCCCTACTGAAGACTTTTATTTGCCCTTATCTTTCTGAACTGTATTTTAGCAGCCTGGAGAAATGCTTGCATTGGAGGGTATGGGAATATATATTTTAGTAAAAGaactgcttggggcagctagatggcgcagtggttaaagcaccggccctggattcaggagtacctgagttcaaatccggcctcagacacttgacacttactagctgtgtgaccctgggcaagtcacttaaccccaattgcctcactaaaaaaaaaaaaaaaaaaaaaaaaaaagaactgcttgtTCTAAGCCTCTGTTCTTGAGGAATGCATTGGAAATGCTGAGTACCTTGGACATTcacctttattcaagtcattgatgtTAAACAGTACAAGTCCAAGCCTAAATCCAAAGAAACCTCAGTTAATTTTGATTCAATAATTACCACCTCTTGGCTTCAGCCATTCAACTATCTAAATTGGCTATGATTTAACTTCAATTCCAGTGTATGGTGAGGGTAAAGAAATGGTTGTGGAAGAATAATATCCACTGGGCCTTGCTTTCTCACTATTGACCCCACTAAGCTGGTGAGTGGAAGGAGCCAAGGGCCAAGAGCCCTTTGGGTCCTGGCCCATGGTTGTTCTGGGGTGGTTTGGGGGGTATGTGTTGGGGAATACCCAACTCATTTTGAACTCTGTGTTTTTGACATAttttcactgtattttttttcttcctgtttgatTCAAGGGATCCATAAAAATGGGGAATCAAACAAGGGTCTTGGATTTTCTCCTTTTGGGTCTATCTGACCAATCAGAACAGCAACAATTCCTCTTCAGACTATTTCTGGTAATGTACTGCATTGGGACACTGGGAAACCTGCTCACCATCCTGGCAATTTGTTTTGATTCCCACCTCCATACCCCTATGTACTTCTTTctttccaacctatctttccttgatctctgTTTTACCTCCACCACAGTTCCTAAGATGCTGGTGAATTACCTCTTAGGGAGCCATACCATCTCCTATCCAGAATGCCTGActcaaatgtatttctttgtgGCCTTTGGTTGTTCAGACAGTATCCTCCTCTCTGCCATGGCCTATGACCGCTATCTGGCTGTTTGTCACCCTTTACACTATGGCACAGTTATGACCTCACGCCTTTGTGCCCTGTTGGTGGCTCTGCCTTGGGTTTTTGGTCACCTCATTTCAATGGTACATACTATATCAATGGCTCAGCTATCCTTCTGTACTAATAATAAAATTCCTCACTTCTTTTGTGACATAAGTGCCTTGATAAAACTTTCATGTTCTGATGCCCACGTCAATGAAATATTGGTTCTTCTATTGGGGGGACCagtaattttcatttcctttatatgCATTGTGGTCTCTTATACTCCTATAGTCTCTGCTGTGTGGAAGGTCCCATCAGCTCATGGGAAATGGAAGGCCTTCTCTACTTGTGGCTCCCACCTATCTGTAGTCACTCTTTTTTATGGTACCATCATTGGTGTGTATTTCAACCCCACATCCACTCACACAGACCAGAAAGACATGATAGCGACTGTGATGTATACAGTGGTTAGCCCTACCCTGAACCCTTTCATCTATAGCCTTAGGAACAATGACTTAAAAGGAGCCCTGGGGAAACTTCTTGGCTTGAAACATTTTTTGAAGAGATGATTAGAGTGAGATTTGTCCTTTTCCAAAAGAGATAAATTCAGTGGAAAATGAATGGGTTGATGTGTTGTGTTAATATCAGTGGATTGGTTTCAACATGAAAAGTGGCTCCTAGTGTGGTGTCCAAGGACTTTGCCATTGGTGCTTTGTGTTCAATATTTATATCAATGAACCTAATGAATATAAACTTTATGAATATATAGATGGTATATTTGTCAGATTTGTGGATGACATAAATCTGGGAAAAATACTTCATGCTTTTTATGACAGAATTGGAAAGCAAAAAGATTTCAACATGTTGGAATAGTGGGTTAAATCTCACAAAATAGGCATAATTTAATTGAACTTAATATGGGATGAATATAAAACATTATACTTTGGTTCACAGTCTCAGTGGCACAATACTGAATAGGAATGATATTTCTAGGCAGTGGCTCTTGGAAAAAAAGACCTGGGATTTTCCTGGTGGCAATATAttccttaggcaattattttcatcagagagcttttgtacctccttttccatttggtcaatttgacttttcaagctgttgatttttttctcatgtctttcctgcatcaccctcatttctctttccattttttcctctacctctctaactttatcttcaaagtcctttttgagcacccctatagcctgagaccaattcgtatttttcttggaagctttagatataggggccctgatgttgacatcttcctctgagggtgccccttggtcttgttactgaagaaactttctatggtcctttctctgtctgctcatcttgcctttcttttacttgacttttagctccttaaagtggggcactgtttccaggctgcagtatcccaagcttaagaagtcccaggtggtatgatttaaggagaatcatgTTCTTCACTcgcccagcctgttccctggtccttagatgaccccagaccaccttgctaatcaaccagctttgtgtgttgtggttgttagctctgacaagcctgtgcccctcccccacctgggccactgctactcaagcctacctcctggttctcagcaggggtgtaaaatccaagttctgccttagcaccagcatagacccctgtagtctccccactGTCCAGGACTCAGttcactcaccagactgtgagcttagttccacatgacactggtgcttcagctgattcagaggctctggggggtctgcttctcttgtgaggccttcttgggactggatctgtgtcagggtgactgtggggttgggctcaactcctgtatcagcacaacagctccctcctgatcttccaagctgttcttggttagaagataattttggcacattcttctgtgagtttttctGCCAGCAATATATTCCTGAACTTTGATAAGAACACAAAGATAAGAAAGCTGATGTGATCTTAAGTTTAATTAAAAGAATTATAGAGTCCAGAGTGAGGATGATcataattttgctttcttttactaTAAAATGATGTTAGTTTGTTGTTTTCTCTTCTAGTACCACATTTAAGGAAAGATCTTAAGAAGCCAGAACATAATCCAGAGGAAGGTAGCCAGAAGGATTAGAGAACTGAACAttagaaattatttcataaaaagaTTAATTGAATAGACTGGGGTTTTTtatcttggaaaaggaagggtCTTGGATGTGAGGAATTGAATGGACAACATGATATTCTTTAAGTATGTGAAGTCTGTTATGTGGAAGAGGGACCAAACATTTTGTTTGAGCTCAGAAGGCTGATCTAAGGCCAATGAAGGAGAACTATAGGCAGGCAAATTTCATCTGAAAAAGCTTCTTCATGAGAGCAATCCAAAAATGGAGTAGAAGAAGGTATAAATTGCCCATCACTGGACAGttttaaaaaagattctgaaTAACCACTTGGTAGGATGCTATAGATGAGATTCTTACATATAGAGTAGAGTAGGTGATTCCTAATATTCTTTCCATCTCTGGGACAAGATGACTTTATAATTTAGCATTTAAaagataatattatatttataacataAATATGTTGTTTATACTAGAAATGTCATAAACAtggatataaaagaaacaagatttaaatgaaaagagaagTAAATATGTTGCATACCTTTCTGTCCTTTCAtttgctatttaaaatttttatgttattttaatgGAGAAGTTTATATTATTGATTGATCTGGGACTTCCTATGACCTTGGTGTGAAAATTGGCACAAGAAGCCTTCAATAATTACAAATTGCATAAAGTATCTGGGGATCAATCTACcatagtaaataaaatatttttataagtattcCTCAAAAAATAACAAGCAACTTAAATAGCTGGAGAGATATTGATTGAGTGCTTATAGCTAGATCTtgccaatataataataatggcaatacTAACAAAGTTAATTACACTTTTAATGTGATAccaaataaatgatcaaaggatactTTATGGAATTTGGTAAGATAATAACAATATTCATTTGGAAGTATAAAAAGTCTCAAATGTTGGGTGATGATGGAAAGAGTTAGAGATGAAGGAGAAATAGCACTTCTAGACATCAAACTCTTCGAAGAAAGCACAATTTATCGCAACCATCTGATATTGTCTAAAAACCAGAGAGGTAAATCAAGAGAAGCACTTAGACAAAAGAGAATCAGAAATAAAAGAACTCATTTGCCCAGTGTTTGATACACTGGAAAACCTAAATTACTTGAGAAAAACTCcctgtgtgatttttttccccagtgtgattaaaaaaaaataaccctaaaAACTTCTAGGTAAACTAAAAAGTATTCTGGCAGAGTGTAGGCTTAGCCCAATACCTCATTTCGTCATATTCCACagtacattctaaatggataagtgactttaatattaaagattatagtataaaaatattagaagaaaacaGGTTATATATTTCACATGGCTATGGGTAGGAgatatattcttttgtttgtttgtttgtttgtttgtttgttttgtgaggcaattggggttaagtgacttgcccagggtcacacagctagtaagtgtcaagtgtctgtggccggatttgaacttaggtcctcctgaatccagggccgatgctctatccactgtgccctctagctgcctaggagatatattcttaagTAAACATCATGTAGAGGTAattgcaaaagataaaatagataactttgaatACATGAACCTGAAAAGCTTTTATATAGACAAAATTGACATCCCGAGGATAAGAATAGAAGCAGGTgactgggaaacaatttgtacAAAGATTCTCTGAAAAGAGTTTATTATCCGAGATATATAAAAAGCtgacatacatacacagacacacatatttgtatgtgtgtgtatacatattcatatacacacatgcatatatatatatttcccaatagatgtcaaatgatatgaacaattagttctcaaaagaaaaattataaactattaacaaccacatgaaGGAATGCTCTAAATTGtaactaataagaaaaatgcaaatcaaaacaaccctgatcTTTTACCTCAGATTCTACAAATTGACAAAGATTTCAGAAGATAGGAATAGTCAGTGTTTGGGGAAGATGGACCCAgtggtgcattgttggtggagctttcaATCAGTATAacaattttagaaaacaatttagaattatggaaataaaaaatgactaaaatatccagATCCTTTAACCCAGAGATTCCATCTTTAATCTTATACCTTAAGGGGGCTGGATAATCCCAATTTACACCAATCTCtcaatctcctctctctctctctctctctctctctctctctctctctctctctctgtatacatagagacatagacacatatatgtatacatatatatacacacatacacatatatgtttatgtgtgtatctCCTTTCTACAACagcagagaattggaaacaaaagtaAATGCCTTTTAACTGGGAAATAGCTAAAGAAATTGTAGTACgcgaatgtaatgaaatattaatgtgctgtaaaaatgatgaatgtaataaatacagagaattatggaaagatctacataaaCTAATGGAGAACGAAGTAAATCAGAATACAGAAAACATATACTACAACtctaaaaatgtaaaggaaaaagtaatcacacagaaatgaaaaataattgttgGAAAATTATTAGGAACAACTATGCTTGAAAGAAGAGGGATGAGAAGACATTCTCAAATACcactttttacaggtgagaagtCTTCATATGTGTTTCATTGAATATCTTTTCAAATTTTTTGAAGCATTGATcatttatgttgatttttttcttttctcttttttcctttgtttttaaaaaatattctttattttaaggaATATTTCTCTGGAAGAGATTTTGGAGGAAATTATAGTGATCTAAATAAGctaaacacatcaataaaaacttattgaaaatgcttattgacttgaattACCCTTGAAATATATTAAAGACTGAGAGGATTCACTGGCCAAAAGGGTCACAAGCATGTACTTCAGCCTGGGTGCtgtggaaaagggagaaagttaGTTTCTTTCATTTCCCAGTGCTCCTTAACCTGATGCCATTCATACCTCAGCTAAATAGCAAAATGGTCACTTTAAGTGAACTCCCTTAGCAGCACATGTGTGTAAAGAAAAATGATATATAGGATAAAGAGAAGATAATCATGAGAGGGAAAGTGGTAGAATTAAGAGGCATTGGGAAATGTTTTCtctagaaggtaagattttagttgggagtAGAAAGAATCCAGGGAAGCCGGGAGATGGAGACGAAGCATGGGGGACAATCAAAGAAAATGTCCAGACTGTTTAATTCAGGTaatggcaaggaggccagtgtcattggatcaaagagtacatcaAAGATATAAGGTGTAAAAAGATTGTAAAGGTAGCAGGGGATtaaattatgaaggacttttaatgccagagaatttcatatttgatcctagaggagaCAGAaggccactggagtttgttggtTACTCAAGTGATATGGTCGGacatatgctttaggaaaatcactttggcagctgaatggaagatggactacAGTGAACCCAGAATGAGAGTCAAAGCTTTGTTCTCCTAGGACACAGGCTTTTTCATCTTGTGTGTATTCTGGAATCTCTTGACTGTCTGGTGAAGCATATAGTCCCTTTCTCAGTATAATGTGTTTAAATATATAAGATACATGTGTGGAATTATGAAatatcaatatattaaaaaaatcccaaatacaCTGATCCCAGGTTACAAATCCCTGGACTACAGCCTCCTGCTATAAACTGTTTT includes:
- the LOC122735856 gene encoding olfactory receptor 1361-like translates to MGNQTRVLDFLLLGLSDQSEQQQFLFRLFLVMYCIGTLGNLLTILAICFDSHLHTPMYFFLSNLSFLDLCFTSTTVPKMLVNYLLGSHTISYPECLTQMYFFVAFGCSDSILLSAMAYDRYLAVCHPLHYGTVMTSRLCALLVALPWVFGHLISMVHTISMAQLSFCTNNKIPHFFCDISALIKLSCSDAHVNEILVLLLGGPVIFISFICIVVSYTPIVSAVWKVPSAHGKWKAFSTCGSHLSVVTLFYGTIIGVYFNPTSTHTDQKDMIATVMYTVVSPTLNPFIYSLRNNDLKGALGKLLGLKHFLKR